A region from the Bacillus sp. Marseille-P3661 genome encodes:
- a CDS encoding cytosolic protein — protein sequence MAEKEKRNEYTDFANVETQQNYLVAEEFPEGPYGSPINQDKPVENKSTPWKEGQRYYSNFTYENRTLHQDLPRQFPGAHPPHDDKDTDHELPYTKP from the coding sequence TTGGCAGAAAAAGAAAAACGTAATGAATATACTGACTTTGCAAACGTAGAAACGCAACAAAATTATCTTGTTGCCGAGGAATTTCCAGAGGGGCCTTATGGTTCACCGATCAATCAAGATAAACCCGTTGAAAACAAAAGTACACCTTGGAAAGAAGGACAAAGATATTATAGTAATTTCACATATGAAAATAGAACCCTTCATCAGGATCTACCAAGACAATTCCCAGGGGCACATCCACCTCATGATGATAAAGACACAGACCATGAACTGCCATATACTAAACCATAG
- a CDS encoding DUF3055 domain-containing protein, with product MSERFFLYDETVESKTRFVSFMGEKQRFDLAILQTDRHYGKAIVLDILSHRFAIIGSDDLDEPGYLEHIYDLDEENAEELRSFLREIINV from the coding sequence ATTTCGGAGCGTTTTTTTCTTTATGATGAAACTGTAGAATCAAAAACAAGGTTTGTTAGCTTTATGGGCGAGAAACAACGATTTGACCTTGCCATTCTCCAAACGGATCGTCACTACGGTAAAGCGATTGTCCTTGATATACTAAGCCATCGTTTTGCAATTATTGGTAGCGATGATTTAGATGAACCTGGTTACCTTGAACATATCTATGACTTAGATGAAGAGAATGCCGAAGAGCTGCGTTCTTTTTTAAGAGAGATAATAAACGTATAA
- a CDS encoding YutD family protein produces MFINGNTYELIENYREGFNEEAIKQRYSDILNKYDYIVGDWGYNQLRLKGFFDDQNQKATPETKIGTLSEYLYEYCNFGCAYFVLKKVKK; encoded by the coding sequence ATGTTTATTAATGGAAATACATACGAACTTATTGAAAATTACCGTGAAGGATTTAATGAAGAGGCCATAAAACAACGCTATAGTGACATTTTAAATAAATATGATTATATAGTAGGAGATTGGGGATATAACCAGCTTCGCCTTAAAGGATTTTTTGATGACCAAAATCAAAAGGCTACACCTGAAACAAAGATTGGCACATTGTCTGAGTATTTGTATGAATATTGTAACTTTGGCTGTGCATATTTTGTTCTTAAAAAGGTAAAAAAGTAA
- a CDS encoding YhcN/YlaJ family sporulation lipoprotein, which yields MIKKPLALASVIGISILTGCNFQAGEDIYPENGNTIQVRQSEELYQPKNNEDPKNYGYVRHVKSPVPNDTNANLTNFSGVNREQFADMIGRLVVQIPNVNDSATLVTDEEVLVAYQATTDDRDLTADQVRRTALSVVPRYYHVYVSDNPSLIPDIERFASSGPDGGHLQVDSTIQEMLKSPQGKTMTTEDIGNANGNKEGPANNLDNNIKNVTNNRAAEREGADYKTR from the coding sequence ATGATAAAAAAACCATTGGCTCTAGCTTCAGTCATCGGAATTTCAATCTTAACCGGCTGTAATTTCCAAGCAGGTGAAGATATTTACCCTGAAAACGGAAATACCATTCAAGTTAGACAATCCGAAGAATTGTATCAGCCTAAAAATAATGAAGACCCTAAAAACTATGGCTATGTCCGCCATGTAAAAAGCCCAGTACCGAATGATACGAATGCTAACCTTACAAATTTCTCTGGAGTAAACAGAGAGCAATTTGCAGATATGATTGGCCGGTTAGTTGTACAAATTCCTAATGTAAACGATTCTGCTACATTAGTAACAGACGAGGAAGTATTGGTTGCATATCAAGCAACAACTGATGATCGTGATTTAACAGCGGATCAAGTAAGGCGAACCGCATTGTCAGTTGTCCCAAGGTACTATCATGTATATGTTTCTGATAATCCATCGTTAATTCCTGATATCGAGCGCTTTGCATCATCTGGACCAGATGGTGGTCATTTACAAGTCGATAGCACCATTCAAGAGATGCTAAAATCACCACAAGGTAAAACGATGACTACTGAAGATATTGGCAATGCAAATGGAAATAAAGAAGGACCAGCCAATAACTTGGATAATAATATCAAAAATGTAACTAACAATAGAGCGGCCGAGCGCGAAGGCGCTGACTATAAGACAAGGTAA